The Candidatus Delongbacteria bacterium genome has a segment encoding these proteins:
- a CDS encoding ATP-binding protein — protein sequence MGNLLHEAILRGGQAVLLLKSGRVTLSSPRFHELIGRGAEELAGLDVATLLQPPPHAGELQLCQLLRDSGPLDVNCTVLAEGDDLLVRMEERGRPDSRELAERLQTVLDISRKMAGASDIQQIMQEITRASHNLVAANDTTIYGLHADGDRLIPLFTDDPNYSDVTMTFEIPLGTGLTGHVVQTGRAAIVNDPESSELVVQVPGTPEEVSEVLMSVPLSAGDRVLGAITITRPLERPFSESDLEIISILAGQAAALLAQVELVRRIADSEARYRSLVENAGIGLFRLSLDGVVEAANPYLRRVLGLGPEDPVDSRRIWGSERACQAFLEQLSRDGSVVEAHATTLSTDGRMLELRISASHTPGGEAIEGSLADDTDRRRLELENQGRLVFLENLLAQLPVGLVILEPGGRVRHHNPVFARLLGLPDGEVRGEHVFNRLLRDIPELHALWIQTLRRESGRIEELALPPSLFDDSTIRHISATTVPVSNQAGVLTDVVFLLEDVSERRALRNQLIQSQKMDSVGSLASGLAHDFNNILSGILGNTQFLRRQLERHPEADEPLDTIERSVGMAAQLTRQLLGFARRDNDTLELIDPNPVVTQTLDLFRRGLKPGVRLEEEFTAGLPRILADPLQVGQALLNVLLNAVDATGESGVISVRTRLRHLEAEGPGGGEAAVGGPWLEFEIQDTGAGIPEDMLPRVFDPFFTTKAKGQGSGLGLAMVYAILQRHGGRVEIQSRVGFGTRIRLHFPIPRAEGAESSTPARRAGDSPTAQIWVVDDDPVLRDMLRRILESLHYKVRTFETGQEVLEAVRHEPAAADLYFLDVLMPGMSGVELLQELRGLRPDPHVIFCSGYTRSQQGGLLELPGVKGFIEKPFSIASLSTLVAEALR from the coding sequence GTGGGCAACCTGCTTCACGAGGCGATTCTGCGGGGCGGACAAGCCGTCCTGCTGCTGAAGTCCGGGCGCGTCACCCTGTCCAGCCCGCGCTTTCACGAGCTGATCGGCCGCGGGGCCGAGGAGCTCGCCGGACTGGACGTCGCGACGCTGCTGCAGCCGCCGCCCCACGCCGGGGAGCTCCAACTCTGCCAGCTCCTGCGGGACAGCGGCCCGCTGGACGTGAACTGCACCGTGCTAGCGGAGGGCGACGACCTGCTGGTGCGGATGGAGGAGCGCGGCCGCCCGGACAGCCGGGAACTGGCCGAGCGGCTGCAGACCGTGCTGGACATCTCGCGCAAGATGGCCGGCGCCTCCGACATCCAGCAGATCATGCAGGAGATCACCCGGGCCAGCCACAACCTGGTGGCCGCCAACGACACCACCATCTACGGCCTGCACGCGGACGGCGACCGCCTGATCCCGCTCTTCACCGACGACCCCAACTACTCGGACGTCACCATGACTTTCGAGATCCCGCTGGGCACGGGTCTGACGGGCCACGTGGTGCAGACCGGCCGCGCGGCCATCGTCAACGATCCCGAGAGCAGCGAGCTGGTGGTCCAGGTGCCGGGCACGCCGGAAGAGGTCAGCGAAGTCCTGATGAGCGTGCCGCTCAGCGCCGGGGACCGCGTGCTGGGCGCCATCACCATCACGCGTCCGCTGGAGCGGCCCTTCTCCGAAAGCGACCTGGAGATCATCAGCATCCTGGCCGGTCAGGCCGCGGCCCTGCTGGCCCAGGTCGAGCTGGTGCGGCGCATCGCCGACTCCGAAGCGCGCTACCGCTCGCTGGTGGAGAACGCGGGCATCGGCCTGTTCCGCCTCAGCCTGGACGGGGTGGTGGAGGCTGCCAACCCCTACCTGCGGCGCGTGCTGGGCCTGGGGCCCGAGGATCCGGTGGATTCGCGCCGGATCTGGGGCAGCGAGCGGGCCTGCCAGGCCTTCCTGGAGCAGTTGAGCCGGGACGGTTCGGTGGTGGAGGCCCACGCCACCACGCTGAGCACGGACGGCCGCATGCTGGAGCTCCGCATCTCCGCCAGCCACACGCCCGGAGGCGAGGCCATCGAGGGCAGCCTGGCGGACGACACGGATCGGCGGCGGCTGGAGCTGGAGAACCAGGGCCGCCTGGTCTTCCTGGAGAACCTGCTGGCCCAGCTGCCGGTGGGGCTGGTGATCCTCGAGCCCGGTGGCCGGGTGCGTCACCACAACCCGGTCTTCGCGCGCCTGCTGGGCCTGCCGGACGGGGAGGTTCGCGGGGAGCACGTGTTCAACCGGCTCCTGCGGGACATTCCCGAGCTGCATGCCCTCTGGATCCAGACCCTGCGCCGGGAGAGCGGACGCATCGAGGAGCTGGCCCTGCCGCCCTCGCTGTTCGACGATTCCACCATCAGGCACATCTCCGCCACCACCGTGCCCGTGAGCAACCAGGCCGGCGTGTTGACGGACGTGGTCTTCCTGCTGGAGGACGTCAGCGAGCGCCGCGCCCTGCGCAACCAGCTCATCCAGTCCCAGAAGATGGACTCGGTGGGCAGCCTGGCCAGCGGACTGGCGCACGACTTCAACAACATCCTCTCGGGCATCCTGGGCAACACCCAGTTCCTGCGCCGCCAGTTGGAGCGCCACCCCGAGGCGGACGAGCCGCTGGACACCATCGAGCGCTCCGTGGGGATGGCCGCCCAGCTCACGCGCCAGCTGCTGGGCTTCGCCCGGCGCGACAACGACACGCTGGAGCTGATCGATCCCAATCCGGTGGTGACCCAGACCCTGGACCTGTTCCGGCGCGGCCTCAAGCCGGGCGTGCGGCTGGAGGAGGAGTTCACCGCGGGCCTGCCGCGGATCCTGGCCGACCCGCTGCAGGTGGGCCAGGCGCTGCTCAACGTGCTGCTCAACGCCGTGGACGCCACGGGCGAGAGCGGCGTGATCAGCGTGCGCACGCGGCTGCGCCACCTGGAGGCCGAGGGCCCGGGCGGCGGGGAGGCGGCCGTGGGCGGACCCTGGCTGGAATTCGAGATCCAGGACACGGGGGCGGGCATCCCCGAGGACATGCTGCCCCGGGTCTTCGATCCCTTCTTCACCACCAAGGCCAAGGGCCAGGGCAGCGGCCTGGGCCTGGCCATGGTCTACGCCATCCTCCAGCGCCACGGCGGCCGGGTGGAGATCCAGTCCCGGGTGGGCTTCGGCACGCGCATCCGCCTGCACTTCCCGATCCCGCGGGCGGAGGGAGCCGAGTCCAGCACGCCCGCCCGGCGCGCCGGCGATTCCCCCACGGCGCAGATCTGGGTGGTGGACGACGACCCCGTGCTGCGCGACATGCTGCGCCGCATCCTGGAGAGCCTGCATTACAAGGTGCGGACCTTCGAGACCGGGCAGGAGGTCCTGGAGGCCGTGAGACACGAGCCCGCCGCGGCCGACCTGTACTTCCTGGACGTGCTGATGCCCGGCATGTCCGGCGTGGAGCTGCTCCAGGAGCTGCGCGGCCTCCGGCCGGATCCGCACGTGATCTTCTGCTCGGGCTACACGCGCTCCCAACAGGGCGGGTTGCTCGAGCTGCCCGGCGTAAAGGGCTTCATCGAGAAACCCTTCTCCATCGCCTCGCTGTCCACGCTGGTGGCCGAGGCCCTGCGCTGA
- the lon gene encoding endopeptidase La, with protein MRTELPEAVESKTPVVIPEILHLLPVTDVVVFPGVILPHVINDPRQIHAVQEVLRGDRLLAIFLKQENDENGRLAPVGSAAQILKMFSVPDGSMGLLLQGVGRLSFREVVSRSPNLLVRVERHTEDLRTNVRTESYRKALLKAFDDYCQLNTWVGEDLRQSLRSVKDLGRLADLVSANLNFSVEDRQRVLGELNVGERAKTALKLLRREVELAELSRKIQDDLANAMDRNQKEYYLREQLKVIRHELGEDEDAQVELEELRRRFAAEDLPAPVREAGQREVRRLGRMNTASAEYGVARTYVDWLAQFPWNERDRDRHDVGRARRVLDRDHFGLEAVKERILEYIAVRKLTGGGRKSPILCFVGPPGVGKTSLGKSIAESLGRRFVRLALGGVHDESEIRGHRRTYVGSMPGRIVQKLRETGCMNPVFMLDEIDKLGADVKGDPSAALLEVLDPAQNHTFADHYLEVPVDLSQVMFIATANQLERIPSPLRDRMEIIQLPGYLPTEKLEIARRYLVPRQLEASGLDKSQLSFQPEGLRVIIDEYTREAGVRQLEQRVGSVARKVARRVAEGEALRLRAGRATVRELLGNKRILPETANRAPEIGVATGMAWTPFGGALMFIEATAMPGNGGLRLTGSLGEVMRESGEIALSFIRSHADELGVPADFNRGTDLHLHFPEGSTPKDGPSAGVAIAACLVSLLSGRPLRHDVAMTGELSLRGKVLPIGGLREKVMAAHRAGIRVILAPRDNLKDVEEIPEEIRAELEIHGLDRVEQALELVLLPAADARAGRQR; from the coding sequence GTGAGAACCGAGTTGCCGGAAGCCGTGGAGAGCAAGACCCCGGTCGTCATCCCCGAGATCCTGCACCTGTTGCCGGTCACGGACGTGGTGGTCTTCCCGGGCGTGATCCTGCCCCACGTGATCAACGATCCGCGCCAGATCCACGCCGTGCAGGAGGTGCTGCGCGGCGACCGCCTGCTGGCGATCTTCCTCAAGCAGGAGAACGACGAGAACGGCCGCCTGGCCCCGGTGGGCAGCGCGGCCCAGATCCTCAAGATGTTCAGCGTGCCCGACGGCTCGATGGGCCTGCTCCTGCAGGGCGTGGGCCGCCTGAGTTTCCGCGAGGTGGTTTCGCGCAGCCCCAATCTGCTGGTGCGCGTGGAGCGTCACACGGAGGACCTGCGGACCAACGTGCGCACGGAGAGCTACCGCAAGGCCCTGCTCAAGGCCTTCGACGACTACTGCCAACTCAACACCTGGGTGGGCGAGGATTTGCGCCAGTCCCTGCGCTCCGTCAAGGATCTGGGCCGGCTGGCGGACCTGGTCAGCGCCAACCTCAACTTCAGCGTGGAGGATCGCCAGCGCGTGCTGGGCGAGCTCAACGTGGGCGAGCGGGCCAAGACGGCGCTCAAGCTGCTGCGCCGCGAGGTGGAACTGGCCGAGCTCTCGCGCAAGATCCAGGACGACCTGGCCAACGCCATGGACCGCAACCAGAAGGAATACTACCTGCGCGAGCAGCTCAAGGTGATCCGCCACGAGCTGGGCGAGGACGAGGACGCCCAGGTGGAGCTGGAGGAGCTGCGCCGGCGCTTCGCGGCCGAGGACCTGCCCGCGCCCGTGCGCGAGGCCGGCCAGCGCGAGGTGCGCCGGCTGGGCCGGATGAACACGGCCTCCGCCGAGTACGGCGTGGCCCGGACCTACGTGGATTGGCTGGCCCAGTTCCCGTGGAACGAGCGCGACCGTGACCGGCATGACGTGGGCCGCGCCCGGCGCGTGCTGGACCGCGACCACTTCGGCCTGGAGGCGGTCAAGGAGCGGATCCTCGAGTACATCGCCGTGCGCAAGTTGACCGGCGGCGGGCGCAAGAGCCCGATCCTCTGCTTCGTGGGCCCGCCCGGCGTGGGCAAGACCAGCCTGGGCAAGTCCATCGCCGAGTCCCTGGGCCGCCGCTTCGTGCGCCTGGCGCTGGGCGGCGTGCACGACGAGAGCGAGATCCGCGGCCATCGCCGCACCTACGTGGGCTCCATGCCCGGGCGCATCGTGCAGAAGCTGCGCGAGACCGGCTGCATGAACCCGGTCTTCATGCTGGACGAGATCGACAAGCTGGGCGCGGACGTCAAGGGCGACCCCTCCGCCGCGCTGCTGGAAGTGCTGGATCCGGCCCAGAACCACACCTTCGCCGACCACTACCTGGAAGTGCCCGTGGACCTGAGCCAGGTGATGTTCATCGCCACGGCCAATCAGCTGGAGCGGATTCCCAGCCCGCTGCGCGACCGGATGGAGATCATCCAGCTGCCCGGCTACCTGCCCACGGAGAAACTCGAGATCGCCCGGCGCTACCTGGTGCCGCGCCAGCTGGAGGCCTCGGGCCTGGACAAGTCGCAGTTGTCCTTCCAGCCGGAGGGCCTGCGCGTGATCATCGACGAGTATACGCGAGAGGCCGGCGTGCGCCAGCTGGAGCAGCGCGTGGGCTCCGTGGCGCGCAAAGTGGCGCGCCGGGTGGCCGAGGGCGAGGCGCTGCGCCTGCGCGCGGGTCGCGCCACGGTGCGCGAACTGCTGGGCAACAAGCGCATCCTGCCCGAGACGGCCAACCGGGCCCCGGAGATCGGCGTGGCCACGGGCATGGCCTGGACGCCCTTCGGCGGCGCGCTGATGTTCATCGAGGCCACGGCCATGCCGGGCAACGGCGGGCTGCGCCTGACGGGCAGCCTGGGCGAAGTGATGCGCGAATCCGGCGAGATCGCGCTCAGCTTCATCCGCAGCCACGCCGACGAACTGGGCGTGCCCGCGGACTTCAACCGCGGCACGGACCTGCACCTGCATTTCCCCGAGGGCTCCACGCCCAAGGACGGACCTTCGGCGGGCGTGGCCATCGCGGCCTGCCTGGTCAGCCTGCTCAGCGGGCGGCCGCTGCGCCACGACGTGGCCATGACCGGCGAGCTGAGCCTGCGCGGCAAGGTGCTGCCCATCGGCGGCCTGCGCGAGAAGGTGATGGCCGCGCATCGCGCGGGGATCCGCGTGATCCTGGCGCCGCGGGACAACTTGAAGGACGTGGAGGAGATCCCGGAGGAGATCCGCGCGGAGCTGGAGATCCACGGCCTGGACCGCGTGGAACAGGCTCTGGAACTGGTGCTGCTGCCTGCGGCGGACGCCAGGGCCGGCCGGCAGCGCTGA
- a CDS encoding Hsp20/alpha crystallin family protein, which translates to MHVFDRRQLEQMRGMNPELERRFKQLLAGHDETSESGGAFVPAADVVMGRGELVVVMELAGLKREDIRLGAGEGELVIQGTRREPVEFEKDRYLTLEIPVGEFERRIQLPAGLLMDQVAAQYRDGFLVVRIPRQDGGVVDWSEEDGQ; encoded by the coding sequence ATGCACGTCTTTGATCGCCGACAATTGGAGCAGATGCGCGGCATGAATCCGGAGCTCGAGCGGAGATTCAAGCAGTTGCTGGCGGGACACGACGAGACCAGCGAGAGCGGCGGCGCCTTCGTGCCGGCCGCCGACGTGGTGATGGGCCGCGGCGAGCTGGTGGTGGTGATGGAACTGGCCGGCCTCAAGCGGGAGGACATCCGCCTGGGCGCCGGCGAGGGCGAACTGGTGATCCAGGGCACGCGCCGCGAGCCGGTGGAGTTCGAGAAGGACCGCTACCTGACCCTCGAGATCCCCGTCGGCGAGTTCGAGCGGCGCATCCAGCTGCCCGCGGGCCTGCTGATGGATCAGGTGGCGGCCCAGTATCGCGACGGCTTCCTGGTGGTCCGCATCCCGCGGCAGGACGGCGGCGTGGTGGACTGGAGCGAGGAGGACGGGCAGTGA
- a CDS encoding tRNA-dihydrouridine synthase family protein, protein MHPPLVLRSPYLLAPMAGFTTSGVRRLLLEQGAGAASTGLVDAEGLARQSPGSLRRAAREAAPGPQILQLFANQPEILRQAAALAAPLGFQGVELNLGCPAAPLVARGCGGALLGRWPELRELLMVLRDASGLPAGIKCRSGQLPGDGQFLILHELAAEAGLDWFCLHPRSLSGAYVEQPDWSLLDHLPAGGPRLWAVGDLRTAAEAQAALAAHPGLEAVLIGRAALTLPWIFRLCRGEAAPAPREGAELLAALLRSLVADLDWQEARRLLPGLLGHLGLPADEAAAFRLADRRRLPEWIDLLERQLAEGPPPPITGNPFLR, encoded by the coding sequence ATGCACCCTCCGCTTGTCCTGCGATCCCCCTATCTGCTGGCCCCCATGGCGGGCTTCACCACGTCCGGCGTGCGCCGTCTGCTGCTGGAGCAGGGCGCGGGCGCGGCCAGCACCGGCCTGGTGGACGCCGAGGGTCTGGCCCGTCAATCCCCGGGGAGCCTGCGCCGCGCCGCGCGGGAGGCCGCGCCGGGCCCGCAGATTCTCCAGCTCTTCGCCAACCAGCCCGAGATCCTGAGGCAGGCCGCGGCCCTGGCCGCGCCGCTGGGCTTCCAGGGCGTGGAACTCAACCTGGGTTGTCCGGCCGCGCCGCTGGTGGCCCGGGGCTGCGGCGGGGCGCTGCTGGGCCGTTGGCCCGAGCTGCGCGAGCTGCTCATGGTGCTGCGCGATGCCTCCGGTCTGCCGGCCGGGATCAAGTGCCGCAGCGGCCAGCTGCCCGGCGACGGGCAGTTCCTGATCCTGCACGAACTGGCCGCCGAGGCGGGGCTGGACTGGTTCTGCCTGCATCCGCGCTCGCTGTCGGGGGCCTATGTAGAACAGCCGGACTGGAGCCTGCTGGACCACCTGCCGGCCGGCGGACCGCGGCTCTGGGCCGTGGGCGATCTGCGCACGGCGGCGGAGGCCCAGGCCGCCCTGGCCGCGCACCCGGGCCTCGAGGCCGTGCTGATCGGGCGGGCCGCCCTGACCCTGCCCTGGATCTTCCGCCTCTGCCGGGGCGAGGCGGCCCCGGCCCCGCGGGAAGGGGCCGAGCTGCTGGCCGCGCTGCTGCGCTCGCTGGTGGCGGATCTGGACTGGCAGGAGGCGCGCCGCCTGCTGCCCGGGCTGCTGGGACACCTGGGGCTGCCCGCCGACGAGGCCGCCGCCTTCCGGCTGGCCGACCGGCGCCGGCTGCCCGAGTGGATCGATCTGCTGGAGCGGCAGCTGGCCGAGGGACCGCCGCCGCCCATCACAGGCAATCCCTTCCTGCGCTGA